One window of Mangrovibacterium diazotrophicum genomic DNA carries:
- a CDS encoding prephenate dehydrogenase, whose translation MKQTNMNVSIVGLGLIGGSVAKDLRKANFATHLIGVEASEAHAEEALRINLVDEVLPLNDAVAKSDLVVIAIPVDKIRQILPQVLDQIQPGTTVTDLGSTKQLIADVVEGHPKRRNYVAAHPMSGTENSGPSAAMDGLFEGKITIICDQEKSGPQHLALVEKMFQCLGMNIAYMSADEQDHSTAYISHLPHVVAYALANAAMSKENRHIIFDLASGGFNSTVRLAKSTPSMWGPIFQDNQKYIIESLDTYIKHLKEFRESILNDEQRMYELMENATKIREVLGGANPSLIKNEEKIIKLYTK comes from the coding sequence TAAGCATTGTAGGACTTGGATTAATTGGCGGATCGGTTGCCAAAGATTTGCGAAAAGCGAATTTTGCAACCCACCTCATCGGGGTCGAAGCCAGCGAAGCACACGCAGAGGAGGCCTTGCGCATTAATTTAGTCGACGAAGTACTTCCATTGAATGACGCCGTGGCCAAATCCGATTTGGTGGTCATCGCCATTCCGGTGGACAAGATTCGGCAAATCCTTCCGCAGGTTTTGGACCAAATCCAACCGGGCACTACGGTGACAGACCTGGGATCGACCAAGCAATTGATTGCTGATGTGGTTGAAGGACACCCGAAACGTCGCAACTACGTGGCTGCCCACCCGATGTCGGGAACCGAGAACTCCGGTCCTTCAGCTGCAATGGACGGCTTGTTCGAGGGCAAAATCACCATCATCTGCGACCAGGAAAAAAGCGGACCTCAACACCTGGCTCTGGTTGAGAAGATGTTCCAGTGCTTGGGTATGAACATTGCCTACATGTCGGCCGACGAACAAGATCACAGCACCGCTTACATTTCACATCTTCCGCACGTTGTAGCATACGCGCTGGCTAACGCGGCGATGTCTAAGGAAAACCGCCACATCATTTTCGACCTTGCCAGCGGGGGGTTCAATTCAACGGTTCGCCTGGCAAAAAGTACACCTTCGATGTGGGGGCCAATTTTTCAGGACAACCAAAAGTATATCATTGAATCGCTGGATACGTATATAAAGCATCTGAAAGAATTTCGGGAGAGCATTTTAAACGACGAACAGCGAATGTACGAGCTGATGGAAAACGCGACCAAGATCCGCGAAGTGCTGGGTGGTGCAAACCCGTCGCTCATTAAAAACGAAGAAAAAATTATTAAACTTTATACCAAGTAG
- a CDS encoding chorismate mutase: MGVEIDIKPIKEWLPKLNNPLLIAGPCSLETEEQAMDTARQLAKDPRVFVYRGGVWKPRTRPGSFEGIGTVGLEWLKQVKQETGLLVGTEVANAQHTEEALKAGLDVLWIGARSTASPFVVQEIADVLKGTDAVVMVKNPVNPDTQLWMGAIERLSKVGITKLVGIHRGFTPFRETKYRNYPNWQSFIELRRLMPNLPVICDPSHIAGKREYLSEISQKAFDMGMDGLMIESHRDPSCALSDAAQQLTPADLFKLLDKLVIRNEKVDNKQFEDQLEMLRSRIDSLDTELLEILSSRMEVVRQIGQYKKDNNVTALQMSRWTELMNKRVSAGEKMNLNRTFVQILFQLIHEDSVRMQTEIMDAE; the protein is encoded by the coding sequence ATGGGAGTAGAAATTGACATTAAACCAATTAAAGAGTGGTTACCGAAGCTGAATAACCCTCTTTTAATTGCCGGGCCTTGCAGCCTTGAAACTGAAGAACAAGCGATGGACACAGCGCGTCAACTGGCTAAAGACCCGCGTGTATTTGTATACCGCGGTGGTGTTTGGAAACCACGTACGCGTCCGGGAAGCTTTGAAGGGATTGGCACTGTGGGTTTGGAATGGCTGAAGCAAGTAAAGCAGGAAACCGGCTTGTTGGTGGGTACTGAAGTTGCTAATGCTCAACATACTGAAGAAGCTTTAAAAGCAGGATTGGATGTACTTTGGATCGGAGCCCGCTCAACAGCCAGCCCGTTCGTTGTTCAGGAAATTGCTGACGTACTGAAAGGTACCGACGCTGTGGTCATGGTGAAAAACCCGGTTAACCCGGACACCCAATTGTGGATGGGTGCCATCGAGCGACTGTCGAAAGTGGGTATTACCAAACTGGTAGGTATTCACCGCGGTTTCACTCCTTTCCGCGAAACCAAATACCGCAACTATCCGAACTGGCAATCGTTCATCGAGCTACGCCGCCTGATGCCAAATCTGCCGGTTATTTGCGACCCGAGCCACATTGCCGGAAAACGCGAATACCTGTCCGAGATCTCTCAAAAGGCATTTGACATGGGTATGGACGGTTTGATGATTGAATCACACCGCGATCCGTCATGCGCGTTGAGTGACGCTGCACAACAGCTGACACCTGCCGACCTGTTCAAATTGCTGGATAAATTGGTAATCCGCAACGAGAAAGTTGACAACAAACAATTTGAAGATCAGCTGGAAATGCTGCGTAGCCGTATCGACTCACTGGATACTGAATTGCTTGAAATCCTTTCGTCACGCATGGAAGTTGTTCGCCAAATTGGTCAGTACAAAAAAGATAACAACGTGACTGCGCTTCAAATGAGCCGTTGGACTGAATTGATGAACAAACGCGTTTCTGCCGGGGAGAAAATGAATTTGAACCGCACGTTCGTACAGATTCTTTTCCAATTGATTCACGAAGACTCGGTACGTATGCAAACTGAAATTATGGATGCTGAATAA